A stretch of the Amycolatopsis sp. BJA-103 genome encodes the following:
- a CDS encoding SWIM zinc finger family protein, producing the protein MTEGFRRAFEELGVHKGLVPPCRVDTLTIGPGAAIAQVRVTRQRFYEVRVGLPTFGKQVWTAVVAAVVADEATTTALLDGRVPDDIDRFFAAEQVPLFPEAAWELSLDCTCPGTRVPCDHLVAGLIALADEADPFAIFALRGRDRTALLEEIGRQAGARVTAPSAETETAALDEVMDDFFGWGPAGDVTNTRRPPAGDPLGLLDEVPPLKATVDGTSVTALLRPLYRVLTGQE; encoded by the coding sequence ATGACTGAAGGATTCCGCCGGGCGTTCGAAGAACTCGGCGTCCACAAAGGACTCGTGCCGCCCTGCCGGGTCGACACGCTGACGATCGGCCCCGGCGCCGCCATCGCCCAGGTGCGGGTGACACGGCAACGGTTCTACGAGGTCCGCGTCGGCCTGCCGACGTTCGGCAAGCAGGTGTGGACGGCGGTCGTCGCCGCCGTGGTCGCGGACGAGGCCACGACCACGGCCCTGCTCGACGGGCGGGTCCCGGACGACATCGACCGCTTCTTCGCCGCGGAGCAGGTACCGCTGTTCCCCGAAGCGGCGTGGGAACTGTCGCTGGACTGCACGTGCCCGGGCACCCGAGTCCCGTGCGACCACCTCGTCGCCGGGCTGATCGCGCTCGCGGACGAAGCGGACCCGTTCGCGATCTTCGCGCTCCGCGGACGGGACCGCACGGCGCTGCTCGAAGAGATCGGACGGCAGGCGGGCGCCCGGGTCACGGCGCCGTCGGCGGAAACCGAGACGGCCGCCCTCGACGAGGTGATGGACGACTTCTTCGGCTGGGGCCCGGCCGGGGACGTCACGAACACGCGACGACCCCCGGCCGGGGACCCGTTGGGACTGCTCGACGAGGTCCCGCCGCTCAAGGCCACGGTGGACGGAACCTCGGTCACCGCCCTGCTGCGACCGCTCTACCGGGTGCTCACCGGTCAGGAGTGA
- a CDS encoding MarR family winged helix-turn-helix transcriptional regulator — protein MAEQRRPDLAAMLGGLMRRLMTAETPVLAEHGLTMWGYVVLSALDDGPVRTQAALAKAIGADKTRIIGTLDTLQEGGLITREPDPKDRRVRLLGITEDGRAARRSAQSRIQEQEERLLDQLPATDRKAFLRAALALSEARWP, from the coding sequence ATGGCGGAGCAGAGGAGGCCGGATCTCGCGGCGATGCTCGGCGGGCTGATGCGACGGCTGATGACCGCCGAGACGCCGGTGCTGGCCGAGCACGGGTTGACGATGTGGGGCTACGTGGTGCTCAGCGCCCTCGACGACGGGCCCGTCCGCACGCAGGCCGCGCTCGCCAAGGCGATCGGCGCGGACAAGACCCGGATCATCGGCACCCTCGACACCCTCCAGGAAGGCGGCCTGATCACCCGCGAGCCCGACCCGAAGGATCGCCGGGTCCGGCTGCTGGGGATCACCGAAGACGGCCGCGCCGCGCGAAGGTCGGCCCAGTCGCGGATCCAGGAGCAGGAGGAGCGGCTCCTCGACCAGCTTCCCGCCACCGACCGCAAGGCGTTCCTCCGCGCCGCGCTCGCGCTTTCCGAAGCGCGATGGCCGTGA
- a CDS encoding YaaA family protein has protein sequence MRADVLARSKVDSGGLRPAWLRYNGHFYRNVGGALGEAVEHGRTLILSGGYGILRADEPISYYDRKLKLSDWPSGVLEDAVIGEARRIGATKVVTFVSASADYAKLIRRIPWGDTEIEAVLVTIDFHDGGAQIEVPRRLAQAFSAWWHRTPSGYPAGMVTEVLA, from the coding sequence GTGAGGGCAGATGTCCTGGCGAGGTCCAAGGTCGACAGCGGCGGACTGCGGCCCGCGTGGCTCCGCTACAACGGGCACTTCTACCGGAACGTCGGCGGCGCGCTGGGCGAGGCCGTCGAACACGGACGGACGCTGATCCTCAGCGGTGGCTACGGAATCCTGCGCGCCGACGAGCCGATCTCCTACTACGACCGGAAGCTGAAGCTCAGCGACTGGCCGTCCGGTGTACTCGAAGACGCCGTCATCGGGGAAGCGCGCCGGATCGGAGCGACCAAGGTGGTCACGTTCGTGTCCGCCAGCGCCGACTACGCCAAGCTGATCCGGCGAATCCCCTGGGGTGACACGGAAATCGAAGCCGTGCTGGTGACGATCGACTTCCACGACGGCGGTGCGCAGATCGAGGTGCCGCGGCGGCTTGCCCAGGCTTTCAGCGCGTGGTGGCACCGGACGCCGTCCGGTTACCCGGCGGGGATGGTCACCGAGGTCCTGGCGTAG
- a CDS encoding DEAD/DEAH box helicase, which yields MSPLVVHGLWSRGRGIVLWGEHGDRPATTSMRPSSAARPHPFAASVADLTELHPGKPASAVLLLPSRRGGPVASPELGTRGRPQQELSLEPWSVPALLIDPSELGDLADTVSYGTSVRHLRAVVRLADDLVRRGRVLPTLVRNEIVARARWRPVARGGDAVTLRALIAATPPVGRAEHTRPGPAALVTDALHTLVDAAVRDRLAAAGHASESDGREGPFGSWLHALKSADDRIGQAPGRMGIVAEGIAAWDAVGDTDLTEGTVCLRLDEVPTLHGPADDPDDQTGDGTKWQLHFLLRSAADPSLQLPAEDVWSGSAGAKFTDPEGLFAAELERAAGVLPLLDPAIRVEKPGIYDLTVAETVEFLDGGAEQLVAAGFDVQLPASWGGRRKLALKLSVRGAPVDQAAVHRLGRHQLASYRWALAVGEDALTDEELAGLAAAKSSLVRLRGRWVSVDPELLRAGLEYLRRDPDREKPPLPTPADLLALLRGGFEAPLPVTEVTTDGWIDDFLTGRAQRTLEPVEPPPTFLATLRPYQSRGVAWLAFMTSIGLGACLADDMGLGKTVQLLALEAIERAQDDNTGPTLLVCPMSLLGTWQREAARFAPELRVHLHHGADREHGARLAARIEGADLVVTTYSTAARDADELAGTRWHRLVLDEAQAVKNQNTGPAQALRRIPVGHRVALTGTPVENRLADLWSLSDLLNPGVLGGRQEFRERFEVAIERRGDLAAATELRRLTRPFLLRRLKTDPTVLADLPEKIEILQEYRLTREQVTLYRATVDEMMTKIADSAGVKRRGNILAAITKLKQICNHPAHLLHDGSPIGSRSGKVNRLEELLAEILESGDRVLCFTQFAEFGHLLVPHLSHRLNAKIAFLHGGLSQRRRDSIVEHFQSGEGPPILLASLKTGGAGLTLTAATHVLHLDRWWNPAVEEQATDRAFRIGQRRSVQVRKFVCPGTIEERIDAVITKKEALAGLVVTDGEDWLTELSTASLREVFALGREAADD from the coding sequence ATGTCGCCACTCGTCGTGCACGGCCTGTGGTCCCGTGGCCGCGGAATCGTGCTGTGGGGTGAACACGGAGACCGCCCGGCGACGACGTCGATGCGGCCGTCGAGCGCCGCGCGGCCGCATCCGTTCGCCGCGTCGGTCGCGGATCTGACCGAGCTGCACCCCGGGAAACCGGCGTCGGCCGTCCTGCTGCTGCCGTCACGGCGTGGCGGCCCGGTCGCCTCGCCCGAGCTGGGCACCCGCGGCCGTCCACAGCAAGAACTGTCGCTGGAACCGTGGTCGGTCCCGGCGCTCCTGATCGACCCGTCCGAGCTGGGAGACCTGGCGGACACCGTCAGCTACGGCACCTCGGTCCGCCACCTGCGCGCCGTCGTCCGGCTGGCCGACGACCTGGTGCGCCGCGGCCGCGTGCTGCCCACGCTCGTGCGGAACGAGATCGTGGCGCGAGCCCGGTGGCGGCCGGTGGCCCGGGGCGGCGACGCCGTCACACTCCGGGCACTGATCGCGGCCACCCCGCCGGTCGGCCGGGCCGAACACACCCGGCCAGGCCCGGCGGCGCTGGTCACCGACGCGCTCCACACCCTGGTCGACGCCGCCGTCCGCGATCGTCTGGCAGCCGCGGGCCACGCCTCGGAGAGCGACGGACGCGAAGGGCCGTTCGGGTCGTGGCTGCACGCGCTGAAGAGCGCCGACGACCGGATCGGCCAGGCGCCGGGACGGATGGGGATCGTCGCCGAGGGCATCGCGGCCTGGGACGCCGTCGGCGACACCGACCTCACCGAGGGCACCGTCTGCCTCCGGCTCGACGAGGTCCCCACGCTGCATGGCCCGGCGGACGATCCGGACGACCAGACCGGTGACGGAACCAAGTGGCAGTTGCACTTCCTTCTGCGCTCCGCCGCCGATCCCAGTCTCCAGCTCCCGGCCGAGGACGTCTGGTCCGGCAGCGCCGGTGCGAAGTTCACCGACCCCGAAGGGCTTTTCGCCGCCGAACTGGAACGAGCGGCGGGAGTGCTGCCGCTGCTCGATCCGGCGATCCGGGTGGAGAAGCCGGGCATCTACGACCTCACCGTCGCCGAAACCGTGGAGTTCCTCGACGGTGGCGCGGAACAGCTGGTCGCGGCCGGTTTCGACGTCCAGCTCCCGGCGAGCTGGGGCGGCAGGCGAAAGCTCGCGCTCAAGCTGTCCGTCCGCGGGGCGCCCGTCGACCAGGCCGCCGTGCACCGCCTCGGCCGCCACCAGCTCGCCTCCTACCGCTGGGCGCTCGCCGTCGGGGAAGACGCGCTGACCGACGAGGAACTGGCCGGGCTCGCCGCCGCGAAGTCGTCACTGGTGCGGTTGCGCGGCCGCTGGGTGAGCGTGGACCCCGAACTGCTGCGCGCCGGTCTCGAGTACCTGCGCCGCGACCCGGATCGCGAGAAGCCGCCGCTGCCCACCCCGGCGGACCTGCTGGCCCTGCTCCGCGGAGGCTTCGAAGCGCCGCTGCCGGTCACCGAGGTCACGACCGACGGCTGGATCGACGACTTCCTCACCGGGCGTGCCCAGCGCACCCTCGAGCCGGTCGAGCCGCCGCCGACGTTCCTGGCGACGCTGCGGCCGTACCAGAGCCGGGGCGTCGCCTGGCTCGCCTTCATGACGTCGATCGGGCTCGGTGCCTGCCTCGCCGACGACATGGGGCTCGGCAAGACGGTCCAGCTTCTCGCGCTCGAAGCGATCGAACGGGCACAGGACGACAACACCGGGCCGACGCTGCTCGTCTGCCCGATGTCGTTGCTCGGGACGTGGCAACGCGAAGCGGCCAGATTCGCGCCGGAACTGCGCGTCCACCTTCACCACGGCGCCGATCGTGAGCACGGGGCGCGGCTGGCGGCGCGGATCGAGGGCGCGGACCTCGTCGTCACCACCTACTCGACCGCCGCCCGCGACGCCGACGAACTCGCGGGCACCCGGTGGCACCGGCTCGTCCTCGACGAGGCGCAGGCGGTCAAGAACCAGAACACCGGACCGGCCCAGGCCTTGCGCCGGATCCCCGTCGGCCACCGGGTCGCGCTGACCGGGACGCCGGTGGAGAACCGGCTCGCCGATCTGTGGTCGCTCTCGGATCTGCTCAACCCCGGCGTCCTCGGTGGCAGGCAGGAGTTCCGCGAGCGGTTCGAAGTGGCGATCGAACGCCGGGGCGATCTCGCCGCGGCCACCGAGCTGCGCCGGCTGACCCGGCCGTTCCTGTTGCGGCGCCTCAAAACCGATCCCACCGTGCTCGCCGACCTGCCCGAGAAGATCGAGATCCTCCAGGAGTACCGCCTCACCCGCGAACAGGTGACGCTGTATCGCGCGACCGTGGACGAGATGATGACCAAGATCGCCGACAGCGCCGGGGTCAAACGGCGCGGCAACATCCTCGCGGCGATCACGAAACTCAAGCAGATCTGCAACCACCCCGCGCATCTGCTGCACGACGGTTCGCCGATCGGAAGCCGGTCCGGCAAGGTCAACCGGCTCGAAGAACTCCTCGCGGAGATCCTGGAGTCGGGCGACCGCGTGCTCTGCTTCACGCAGTTCGCCGAGTTCGGTCACCTGCTGGTGCCGCATCTTTCGCACCGGCTGAACGCGAAGATCGCCTTTCTGCACGGCGGGTTGTCGCAGCGCCGCCGCGACTCGATCGTCGAGCATTTCCAGTCGGGCGAAGGCCCGCCGATCCTGCTCGCGTCGCTGAAGACCGGGGGAGCGGGGCTGACGCTCACCGCGGCCACCCACGTCCTGCATCTCGACCGGTGGTGGAATCCTGCGGTCGAGGAGCAGGCCACCGACCGGGCCTTCCGCATCGGCCAGCGACGGAGTGTCCAGGTCCGGAAGTTCGTCTGCCCCGGCACCATCGAGGAACGGATCGACGCCGTCATCACGAAGAAGGAAGCGCTGGCGGGTCTCGTCGTCACCGACGGGGAGGACTGGCTCACGGAGCTGTCCACCGCTTCGCTGCGCGAGGTCTTCGCGCTGGGACGGGAGGCGGCCGATGACTGA
- a CDS encoding TIGR03086 family metal-binding protein, with amino-acid sequence MPIDELRILDAIVVRASLDLVSQITPSDLEKPTPCTAWTLHGLLAHMATQHYGFAASADGESHLDYWRLVPLGEDPIATYRDSVKRVLNAFVPHDLDARKFALPEFSTEITFTAEQALGFHFVDYLVHSWDVAKTLGLPIEFQQEVLDAGLKFAESIPNGQNRKAPGAAFGPAVDGSGPSDLDTIVALLGRSPSWPDVTPRN; translated from the coding sequence ATGCCTATCGATGAACTCCGCATCCTCGACGCCATCGTGGTCCGGGCGAGCCTCGACCTCGTCTCCCAGATCACCCCCAGCGACCTGGAAAAACCGACCCCCTGCACCGCCTGGACCCTGCACGGCCTCCTCGCGCACATGGCGACCCAGCACTACGGCTTCGCCGCCTCGGCCGACGGCGAGAGCCACCTCGACTACTGGCGCCTGGTCCCGCTGGGCGAAGACCCCATCGCCACCTACCGCGACTCGGTCAAGCGGGTCCTGAACGCCTTCGTGCCCCACGACCTCGACGCCCGCAAGTTCGCGCTTCCCGAGTTCTCCACCGAAATCACCTTCACCGCGGAGCAGGCACTGGGCTTCCATTTCGTGGACTACCTGGTGCACTCCTGGGACGTGGCCAAGACCCTCGGCCTCCCGATCGAGTTCCAGCAGGAGGTGCTCGACGCCGGACTGAAGTTCGCCGAGTCGATTCCGAACGGGCAGAACCGGAAGGCACCGGGCGCCGCCTTCGGCCCGGCCGTCGACGGCTCGGGACCGTCCGATTTGGACACGATCGTCGCACTGCTGGGACGCTCCCCGTCATGGCCGGACGTCACGCCCCGGAACTGA
- a CDS encoding DICT sensory domain-containing protein: MTDGEARAGVLSKRALVIASHAVERAALAEGTDENMVVLALFQRLPYFEREREVYARIARRAAVTVVGMVDSGRPDLPHGVTPVLLRADENLAREWSVAVLTPTFGGSVVAQDLDDVDPSATSVEAARRFQGRWGFRRDEAYAEVVRLRDALGDRLPPTARIKIDEVLNSVTTPAAAPVENRAEAALRHLAARLERRPSPKPEGPALATDPDTGLATMAGIAGWLGASTDTVPLGLILITVDDLTEVGRRHGDRVRMHTEQNIADLIREDLRPLDQAVRLSTGEFLLVQPALGSADLTERSLRLERRLGALHATYPFVDLHPRTTTMLTRKRPLPVHSLRAQLKQVPTAALWPPSHGMLPSPNGGGSTWFR; the protein is encoded by the coding sequence ATGACCGACGGAGAAGCGCGCGCGGGCGTGCTGTCGAAACGCGCGCTGGTGATCGCTTCCCACGCCGTCGAACGGGCCGCGCTCGCCGAAGGCACCGACGAGAACATGGTCGTCCTCGCGCTCTTCCAGCGCCTGCCGTACTTCGAGCGGGAACGCGAGGTCTACGCCAGGATCGCCCGGCGCGCGGCCGTGACCGTCGTCGGCATGGTCGATTCCGGCCGCCCGGACCTGCCGCACGGCGTGACCCCGGTACTGCTGCGCGCCGACGAGAACCTCGCCCGCGAATGGTCGGTCGCGGTGCTCACCCCGACCTTCGGCGGCTCGGTCGTCGCCCAGGACCTCGACGACGTCGACCCCTCGGCGACGTCCGTCGAAGCGGCCCGCCGTTTCCAAGGCCGCTGGGGTTTCCGCCGCGACGAGGCCTACGCCGAAGTCGTCCGGTTGCGTGACGCGCTCGGCGATCGGCTGCCGCCCACCGCGCGGATCAAGATCGACGAGGTCCTGAACAGCGTGACGACCCCGGCGGCGGCGCCGGTGGAGAACCGCGCGGAAGCGGCTCTGCGTCACCTCGCCGCCCGGCTGGAGCGACGGCCGTCGCCGAAACCGGAGGGACCGGCCCTCGCGACCGATCCCGACACCGGCCTCGCGACCATGGCCGGGATCGCCGGCTGGCTGGGCGCGTCGACCGACACCGTCCCGCTCGGCCTGATCCTCATCACCGTCGACGACCTCACCGAGGTCGGGCGGCGCCATGGCGACCGGGTCAGGATGCACACCGAACAGAACATCGCGGATCTGATCCGCGAGGACCTGCGCCCGCTCGACCAGGCCGTCCGGCTGAGCACCGGCGAGTTCCTGCTCGTCCAGCCCGCGCTGGGGTCCGCCGACCTGACCGAACGCAGCCTGCGGCTCGAACGGCGGCTCGGCGCGCTCCACGCCACGTACCCGTTCGTGGACCTGCACCCGCGGACGACGACCATGCTCACGCGGAAACGGCCGCTGCCGGTGCATTCCCTGCGCGCGCAGCTGAAACAGGTGCCGACGGCGGCGTTGTGGCCGCCCAGTCACGGCATGCTCCCGTCGCCGAACGGCGGCGGTTCGACCTGGTTCCGCTGA
- a CDS encoding alpha/beta fold hydrolase, translating into MLGEFTDKKAEERFFATYDAILRKWPVPAEELDVETRFGPTRVRSCGPEDGPPVVLLPGGMGTSLSWYPHVAELAVRHRIHAVDTIGEPGWSIQTAPIESTEDCADWLAEVVDGVLAGTGHDKVYLAGVSRGGWLALNLASRTTDRIAGVVTFEASGFGVIGRSFIWWSLREIFRWFLPKWLLRLVASGDPDVRHTMRPLLFAALKYKQHLPEMHLFGDDELYAIDVPTRIVVAERSVIHDARAVAARLESLSPHLRVEVVPKTTHGLSLEKPGLVTARILEAAPVSSGA; encoded by the coding sequence ATGCTGGGGGAGTTCACCGACAAGAAGGCGGAAGAGCGCTTCTTCGCCACCTACGACGCGATCCTGCGGAAGTGGCCGGTTCCCGCCGAGGAACTGGACGTCGAGACGAGATTCGGCCCGACCCGCGTTCGGTCTTGCGGTCCCGAAGACGGCCCGCCGGTCGTCCTGCTTCCCGGCGGGATGGGCACGTCGTTGTCCTGGTATCCGCATGTCGCGGAACTCGCCGTGCGGCACCGGATCCACGCCGTCGACACGATCGGCGAGCCGGGGTGGTCGATCCAGACCGCGCCCATCGAGTCCACAGAGGACTGCGCGGACTGGCTCGCCGAGGTCGTCGACGGGGTGCTCGCGGGAACCGGCCACGACAAGGTCTATCTCGCCGGAGTGTCGCGAGGTGGCTGGCTCGCTTTGAATCTCGCGTCCCGGACGACCGACCGGATCGCCGGCGTCGTCACCTTCGAAGCCTCGGGATTCGGCGTGATCGGCCGGAGCTTCATCTGGTGGAGCTTGCGTGAGATCTTCCGCTGGTTCCTGCCGAAATGGCTGCTCCGGCTGGTGGCGTCCGGGGATCCGGACGTGCGGCACACCATGCGACCCCTGCTTTTCGCTGCTCTGAAGTACAAGCAGCACCTCCCCGAGATGCACCTGTTCGGCGACGACGAGCTGTACGCCATCGACGTACCCACCCGGATCGTCGTCGCCGAACGCAGTGTCATCCACGATGCCCGCGCGGTGGCGGCCCGGCTCGAATCCTTGAGCCCGCACCTCCGCGTCGAGGTCGTGCCCAAGACCACCCACGGACTGTCCCTCGAGAAACCCGGACTCGTCACCGCCCGGATCCTCGAGGCCGCACCGGTCAGTTCCGGGGCGTGA
- a CDS encoding enoyl-CoA hydratase, which translates to MSEYETITVERAGDRVALITLNRPKALNALNLRAMREITGAAGELGQDPDVGAIVLTGSAKAFAAGADIKEMQPQSFSDVYAADWFAGWDALSRVRVPLIAAVSGYALGGGCELAMMCDVLIAADNAKFGQPEITLGVIPGMGGSQRLTRAIGKAKAMDLCLTGRMIDAAEAERSGLVSRVVPAESLLDEALAVAAKVASMSRPAAMMVKEAVNQAFETGLADGLRFERRLFHGTFATQDQKEGMAAFTEKREPKFLHS; encoded by the coding sequence ATGAGCGAGTACGAGACCATCACCGTCGAACGGGCGGGCGACCGCGTCGCCCTGATCACCCTCAACCGCCCCAAGGCCCTCAACGCGCTGAACCTGCGAGCGATGCGGGAGATCACCGGGGCGGCGGGCGAACTCGGCCAGGATCCCGACGTCGGCGCCATCGTCCTCACCGGTTCCGCCAAGGCCTTCGCGGCGGGCGCGGACATCAAGGAGATGCAGCCGCAGTCGTTCAGCGACGTCTACGCGGCCGACTGGTTCGCCGGCTGGGACGCGCTGTCCCGCGTGCGCGTCCCGCTGATCGCCGCGGTCTCCGGCTACGCGCTCGGCGGCGGTTGCGAACTCGCCATGATGTGCGACGTCCTGATCGCGGCGGACAACGCCAAGTTCGGCCAGCCGGAGATCACCCTCGGCGTCATCCCCGGCATGGGCGGCTCGCAGCGGCTCACCCGCGCGATCGGCAAGGCCAAGGCGATGGACCTGTGCCTCACCGGCCGCATGATCGACGCGGCCGAAGCGGAGCGGTCGGGACTCGTCTCCCGTGTCGTCCCGGCGGAGAGCCTGCTCGACGAGGCGCTCGCGGTCGCGGCGAAGGTCGCGAGCATGTCCCGTCCCGCGGCCATGATGGTCAAGGAGGCCGTCAACCAGGCCTTCGAGACCGGTCTCGCCGACGGGCTCCGGTTCGAACGGCGCCTGTTCCACGGCACCTTCGCCACCCAGGACCAGAAGGAGGGCATGGCCGCGTTCACCGAGAAGCGCGAGCCGAAGTTCCTTCACTCCTGA
- a CDS encoding TetR/AcrR family transcriptional regulator, protein MPKRVDHQERRREIAEALFRIAAAQGLQAVTLRAVAAEAGISMNLVQYYFPTKEEMLRFAWQRIVELTGEIAGKTIGKAMETGGERAIVRAYLTGVLPEGERGRMLAAVQIAYFAVDVTRGSQDPDQEPLLPHLIRALADLLGKAQAKGDIPADADPRLEASTLATMSAGLVTGILVGAYDTAQAAELVDYRLDRLFTG, encoded by the coding sequence GTGCCGAAACGTGTCGACCACCAAGAGCGCAGGCGCGAGATCGCCGAGGCGCTCTTCCGGATCGCCGCCGCCCAAGGCCTGCAGGCGGTCACACTGCGTGCGGTCGCCGCGGAGGCGGGCATCTCGATGAACCTGGTCCAGTACTACTTCCCGACCAAGGAGGAGATGCTGCGGTTCGCTTGGCAGCGGATCGTCGAACTGACCGGCGAGATCGCCGGGAAGACGATCGGCAAGGCCATGGAGACCGGCGGCGAACGCGCCATCGTGCGCGCCTACCTCACCGGAGTCCTCCCCGAAGGCGAGCGCGGCCGCATGCTGGCCGCCGTGCAGATCGCCTACTTCGCCGTCGACGTCACCCGCGGAAGTCAGGATCCCGACCAGGAACCGCTGCTGCCCCACTTGATCCGCGCACTGGCGGATCTACTCGGGAAGGCCCAGGCGAAGGGTGACATCCCGGCCGACGCCGACCCCCGCCTGGAAGCTTCCACCCTCGCGACGATGTCCGCCGGGCTCGTCACCGGCATCCTGGTCGGCGCCTACGACACGGCACAGGCCGCGGAACTCGTCGACTACCGGCTCGACCGGTTGTTCACCGGCTGA